Proteins encoded together in one Peribacillus asahii window:
- a CDS encoding LLM class flavin-dependent oxidoreductase: MTKAHFYWFVPTNGDGEFLGLAKPQREPSLDYLIEVAQATEEAGFEGILVPTGIPYLDSWIVGSAIVQNTKRIKPLVAFRPGFIAPTVAAKLSATLDQFAKGRLLVNVVTGGSQKELGQDGDFTGHEERYERTGEFLDVITKSWTGETFSHKGQFFETKDAQLVPGLYQQGRIPVYFGGSSDSAKEIAAQYADVFLQWGEPVAQVKEQLEDVKARAAKYKRTLEFGVRLHVVVRDTEQEAWKAAYHIISQIDEDVREKMNNVFEETDSVAQKRMTEIAQQGERFDKYSWTGIGKIRKGAGTALVGTPEQIEEALQEYIDAGVTHFVLSGFPHVEEALRFGKDVLPRFEKITV; the protein is encoded by the coding sequence ATGACAAAAGCACATTTTTATTGGTTTGTGCCGACAAATGGTGATGGCGAATTTTTAGGGCTGGCGAAGCCTCAGCGTGAGCCTTCGTTAGATTATTTAATTGAGGTGGCACAAGCAACAGAAGAAGCAGGCTTTGAAGGGATTTTAGTACCGACGGGCATTCCGTATTTAGATTCATGGATTGTCGGATCTGCTATCGTGCAAAATACGAAGCGGATTAAACCGCTAGTAGCGTTCCGTCCGGGCTTTATCGCACCGACTGTGGCGGCAAAGCTTTCTGCGACGCTCGATCAGTTTGCGAAAGGCCGCTTGCTTGTAAACGTTGTGACAGGTGGCTCGCAAAAGGAGCTTGGTCAGGACGGTGATTTTACGGGGCACGAGGAGCGTTATGAGCGTACAGGCGAGTTTTTAGATGTTATTACGAAGTCTTGGACGGGCGAGACGTTTAGTCATAAAGGTCAGTTTTTCGAAACGAAGGATGCGCAGTTAGTGCCTGGGCTGTATCAACAAGGACGTATTCCGGTATATTTCGGTGGCTCATCGGATAGCGCAAAGGAAATTGCGGCGCAGTATGCGGATGTGTTCTTGCAGTGGGGTGAGCCGGTTGCTCAGGTGAAGGAGCAGCTAGAGGACGTGAAGGCGCGTGCTGCAAAATACAAGCGCACGTTAGAGTTTGGAGTTCGTTTACACGTTGTTGTACGTGATACGGAGCAGGAAGCTTGGAAGGCAGCGTACCATATTATTAGTCAAATTGATGAGGACGTTCGAGAGAAGATGAACAATGTATTTGAAGAGACGGATTCAGTGGCGCAAAAACGTATGACGGAAATTGCGCAGCAAGGCGAGCGTTTTGATAAATATAGCTGGACGGGTATCGGGAAAATTCGTAAAGGTGCAGGCACAGCGCTTGTCGGCACACCGGAGCAAATTGAAGAGGCGTTGCAGGAATATATCGATGCGGGTGTGACGCATTTTGTGCTATCGGGCTTCCCGCATGTAGAGGAAGCGTTACGTTTCGGAAAAGACGTGCTTCCAAGATTTGAAAAAATAACTGTATAA
- a CDS encoding LLM class flavin-dependent oxidoreductase has translation MKFLTWGANIGGGFLRANIEQELRGDIAYNIELAQLADKIGVHGILFPIRYVGRIGGNNGTDGQLDPLTVVSAVATQTSRVSLLAAVLPSFIHPVTLAKIGSTLDVISGGRFHINLVSGWFKAEQEKFGIDWIDHRDRYRRSDEYLQVVKGLWTQDDFTFNGDFYNIQGGTLNPKPVQKPYPAIYQGGNSAQSQQVAAKNSDVYFMNGAPIEELQPQIEAVKTLAQQENRTLQYAVAAYVIARETEEEALAEYEAILARADEEAIAQFKASKETKGMWKNAKTVSDFVANNEGFRTGLVGSYEQVASKLRELEAIGIDQVLLAFRNPLTELPLFFEHVESKVNPFTLNTK, from the coding sequence ATGAAATTTTTAACATGGGGTGCCAATATCGGCGGCGGCTTTTTACGCGCCAACATTGAACAAGAATTGCGCGGTGATATTGCGTATAACATAGAGCTGGCACAGCTGGCAGATAAAATAGGCGTGCACGGTATCCTATTTCCGATTCGTTACGTAGGGCGTATCGGTGGCAATAATGGGACGGATGGGCAGCTGGATCCGTTAACAGTTGTCAGTGCAGTAGCAACGCAAACGTCACGTGTGAGTTTATTGGCGGCGGTATTGCCAAGCTTTATTCATCCGGTAACGTTAGCGAAAATTGGCTCGACGTTAGATGTCATTTCGGGCGGTCGCTTCCATATTAATTTAGTGAGTGGCTGGTTCAAGGCGGAGCAGGAGAAGTTTGGTATTGATTGGATTGATCACCGTGATCGTTATCGTCGTTCGGATGAATATTTACAAGTTGTGAAAGGCTTGTGGACGCAGGATGATTTCACATTTAACGGCGATTTTTACAACATTCAAGGCGGGACGTTAAATCCAAAGCCTGTGCAAAAGCCGTATCCAGCCATTTATCAAGGCGGAAACTCTGCACAGTCACAGCAAGTCGCAGCAAAAAATTCAGATGTGTATTTCATGAATGGTGCGCCAATAGAAGAGCTTCAGCCACAAATTGAGGCGGTGAAGACTTTAGCACAGCAGGAAAATCGCACGCTGCAATACGCGGTCGCAGCATACGTTATTGCACGTGAAACAGAAGAGGAAGCATTGGCTGAATATGAGGCAATTTTAGCAAGAGCAGATGAGGAAGCAATCGCACAATTTAAGGCGAGCAAAGAAACGAAAGGGATGTGGAAAAACGCTAAAACAGTGAGTGACTTTGTCGCAAACAATGAAGGCTTCCGTACAGGATTAGTCGGCAGCTATGAGCAAGTAGCGAGCAAGCTGCGCGAACTGGAGGCAATCGGCATTGATCAGGTGTTACTAGCATTCCGCAATCCATTAACAGAACTACCGTTATTTTTCGAGCACGTAGAGTCGAAAGTGAATCCTTTCACACTAAATACCAAGTAA
- a CDS encoding methionine ABC transporter ATP-binding protein, translating into MITLKNISKVYKTKSTQFEAVQPTSITIQQGEIFGIIGFSGAGKSTLLRMINLIEPPTSGEVWFDGVELTDLKLKQLQQKRHEIGMIFQHFNLLLNKTVYGNIEFALKAAGVPKSERAERIHHILKVVELSDKVHHYPAQLSGGQKQRVAIARALVLNPKVLLCDEPTSALDPQTTENILEFLKSINEKLGVTLVIVTHEMEVVNTLCHRVAVMEKGAIQEELTLAQSPTATTSIGKLLIEHREKENRHKQYDIRLGGVIHV; encoded by the coding sequence ATGATTACGTTAAAAAATATTAGTAAGGTTTACAAAACGAAGTCTACGCAGTTTGAGGCGGTGCAGCCGACATCGATTACGATTCAGCAAGGTGAAATTTTTGGCATTATCGGCTTTAGTGGTGCAGGGAAATCGACATTGCTGCGCATGATTAACTTAATCGAGCCGCCAACATCAGGTGAGGTATGGTTTGACGGAGTCGAGCTGACAGACCTAAAGCTGAAGCAATTACAGCAGAAGCGCCATGAGATTGGGATGATTTTTCAGCATTTTAACTTGCTATTAAATAAAACCGTATATGGCAATATCGAATTTGCGTTGAAGGCTGCGGGTGTGCCAAAGTCTGAGCGGGCAGAGCGCATTCATCATATTTTAAAGGTAGTAGAGCTGAGTGATAAGGTGCATCATTATCCGGCGCAGCTAAGTGGTGGGCAAAAGCAGCGTGTGGCGATTGCACGTGCGCTCGTGTTAAACCCGAAAGTGCTGTTATGTGATGAGCCAACGTCAGCACTTGATCCGCAAACGACGGAAAATATTTTGGAGTTTTTAAAATCGATTAATGAAAAGCTTGGTGTAACGCTTGTTATCGTGACGCATGAGATGGAGGTTGTCAACACGTTGTGCCACCGTGTTGCTGTCATGGAAAAAGGTGCGATTCAAGAAGAGCTGACGCTGGCACAATCACCGACAGCGACGACGAGCATAGGCAAATTACTCATTGAGCATCGTGAGAAGGAAAACAGGCATAAGCAGTATGATATTCGCTTAGGAGGCGTTATCCATGTTTGA
- a CDS encoding methionine ABC transporter permease: protein MFDNIIMLLPEIKESIAQTFMMVAISLSAAVLFGTSLGVYVFLTEKGSIRPNAVVNRFLNYTINLVRSFPFIILLVVLIPFTRLVAGTTVGPLAASVPLSIAAIPYFARLVEQALKEVPHGTIEAAIALGTPKRYIIKEVLLNEARSGIILALTVTTISFISYSAMAGMVGGGGIGDLAIRYGYYRFQTDVMIFMVLLLVIIVQVVQFIGNLLAKKLDRRHI from the coding sequence ATGTTTGATAATATTATTATGCTTTTACCGGAAATTAAAGAAAGTATCGCTCAAACGTTTATGATGGTTGCGATTTCGCTATCGGCAGCTGTACTGTTTGGGACGTCACTAGGCGTGTACGTGTTCTTAACGGAAAAGGGCTCTATTCGGCCGAATGCGGTTGTCAATCGCTTCTTAAATTATACGATCAACTTAGTTCGTTCGTTTCCATTTATTATTTTACTCGTTGTGTTAATTCCGTTTACGCGTTTAGTTGCTGGAACAACGGTTGGACCACTAGCAGCATCGGTACCGCTATCTATCGCAGCGATTCCGTATTTTGCGCGTTTAGTAGAGCAGGCGTTAAAGGAAGTGCCACATGGAACAATCGAGGCAGCAATTGCACTTGGTACGCCGAAGCGTTACATCATTAAAGAGGTACTATTAAATGAAGCACGTTCAGGTATTATTTTAGCTTTAACCGTGACGACAATTAGCTTTATTTCATATTCAGCGATGGCTGGAATGGTTGGTGGTGGCGGTATTGGCGATTTAGCGATTCGCTACGGCTACTACCGTTTCCAAACAGATGTCATGATTTTCATGGTGCTGTTGTTAGTTATCATCGTACAAGTTGTGCAGTTTATCGGTAATTTATTAGCGAAGAAGCTAGATCGCCGTCATATTTAG
- a CDS encoding acyl-CoA dehydrogenase family protein — MVKAIKETAPIDIHSGAFEELVKAIEEDAEARRSKDDRLLPYKAFQLIKEARLGAIRLPKNLGGAGVTNVELFEVVRKLAKADPDVAHALRAHFVFVEDNLAAPSSAERTRRLQIVAKGDLVGNATTEISSNPQGAKQYETVLSKVGDDYVLNGTKFFTTGTLYADWVSVVSAGEGDTVFVSFIPTNREGVAIYDDWDGFGQQLTASGTTTFTNTPVKSYEAVELKREKQSYVAIRQLFLQAVVAGIVEAIVEDGVKLLKGRKRTFTHGSSATANEDPLLLLTIGEIQATAFTLKTLIREAAQALDEALLQSTQQSKHEAALKTVYVKVIGEQLALQVATKLFDVGGASATRRDQHLDRHWRNIRTIASHNPSSYKLKDVGNYVVNGHELPINGYY; from the coding sequence ATGGTAAAAGCAATAAAAGAAACAGCGCCGATTGATATTCATTCGGGCGCTTTTGAAGAGTTAGTAAAAGCAATCGAGGAAGATGCAGAGGCGCGCCGTAGTAAAGATGATCGTCTGCTGCCGTATAAGGCATTTCAGCTTATTAAAGAGGCAAGGCTTGGAGCCATTCGTTTGCCGAAGAATCTTGGTGGTGCTGGTGTGACGAATGTTGAACTATTTGAGGTTGTAAGAAAATTAGCGAAGGCCGATCCGGATGTAGCTCATGCATTGCGCGCGCATTTTGTGTTTGTCGAGGATAATTTAGCAGCACCGTCAAGCGCAGAGCGTACGCGTCGTTTGCAAATTGTAGCCAAGGGCGATTTAGTCGGCAATGCGACGACGGAAATTTCATCTAATCCACAAGGAGCAAAGCAGTATGAAACTGTGCTGAGCAAGGTGGGAGATGATTATGTGTTAAACGGTACGAAGTTTTTTACAACAGGTACTTTATATGCGGATTGGGTATCGGTCGTATCGGCTGGTGAAGGAGATACGGTATTTGTGAGCTTTATCCCGACGAACCGTGAAGGCGTGGCTATTTATGACGACTGGGACGGTTTTGGACAGCAGCTAACAGCGAGTGGCACGACAACGTTTACAAATACGCCAGTGAAAAGTTATGAGGCGGTCGAGCTGAAGCGTGAAAAGCAAAGTTATGTGGCGATTCGTCAGTTATTTTTACAGGCGGTCGTAGCAGGAATTGTCGAGGCGATTGTAGAGGATGGTGTAAAGCTATTAAAGGGGCGTAAGCGAACATTTACGCACGGTTCGTCAGCTACAGCAAATGAAGATCCACTGCTTTTACTAACAATTGGTGAAATTCAAGCAACGGCGTTTACATTGAAGACGTTAATTCGCGAGGCTGCGCAGGCATTAGATGAGGCGTTGCTACAAAGTACGCAGCAGTCTAAGCATGAGGCGGCATTGAAAACAGTGTATGTAAAAGTCATTGGTGAGCAGCTGGCGTTGCAGGTGGCCACGAAGCTATTTGATGTCGGTGGTGCATCTGCGACGAGACGCGACCAGCATTTAGATCGTCATTGGCGTAACATTCGCACGATCGCCTCGCACAACCCGAGCTCGTATAAGCTGAAGGATGTCGGCAATTATGTAGTGAACGGGCATGAATTACCGATTAACGGCTATTATTAA
- a CDS encoding iron-containing alcohol dehydrogenase: protein MSAFFYYQTVPIEFGVRKLQSLPDIIRERGYHKGLLITTKSIVANGIADRVVAESGGLITDFTYGIQPNPTVQNTDDCIEVLRSGKYDFAVALGGGSVLDCAKVTTALAPTTATTQRFFDGEFVLTEPGLPLIAVPTTAGTASEITQVESDCNQRL, encoded by the coding sequence ATGTCTGCATTTTTTTATTATCAAACGGTGCCAATTGAGTTCGGTGTGAGGAAATTACAAAGCTTGCCGGACATTATTCGGGAGCGCGGCTATCACAAGGGGTTATTAATTACCACGAAGTCTATTGTTGCGAACGGCATAGCGGATCGTGTTGTAGCGGAAAGTGGCGGGTTGATTACTGATTTCACATACGGTATTCAGCCAAATCCAACGGTGCAAAATACCGATGATTGTATCGAGGTGTTGCGTAGTGGTAAGTATGATTTTGCAGTCGCGTTAGGTGGCGGCAGTGTGCTTGATTGTGCAAAGGTGACGACCGCTTTAGCACCTACTACTGCGACGACACAGCGCTTTTTTGATGGGGAGTTTGTGCTAACGGAGCCAGGGCTGCCGCTTATTGCGGTACCGACGACGGCTGGTACGGCGAGTGAAATAACACAGGTAGAAAGTGATTGTAATCAACGATTGTAA
- the thrS gene encoding threonine--tRNA ligase, producing the protein MNEKLIKVQFLDGKIKELPKGITVENVAESISSSLRKNAIVGKVDEQLVDLGYKIERDVELSVLTLDSEEGLHILRHSSAHVLAQAVKRLYGNVKLGIGPVIEDGFYYDLKLEHSLTSDDLLAIEKEMENIINENLEIKRIEVSYEEAEKLFEEKGEPFKLEILKDIPKSEKITLYQQGEFIDLCRGPHLPSTGFIKAFKLTRVSGAYWRGDSQNEVLQRVYGVAFKKKKDLNEYLNFLEEASKRDHRKLGKQLELFMFSEEAPGMPFYLPKGQIVRNELENFSRELQNSASYDEVRTPFMMNQQLWEKSGHWDHYHENMYFTEVEHKKFALKPMNCPGHMLIYKNNLYSYRDLPIRMSEFGQVHRHEYSGALNGMLRVRAFCQDDAHIFVREDQIENEIKQVFYLIDQVYRTFGFDYSVELSTRPEDSLGDDNLWEISEGALKNVLESLEIKYQLNEGDGAFYGPKIDFHIKDALKRSHQCATIQLDFQMPEKFDLTYINENNEKVRPVVIHRAIFGSIDRFFGILIEHFAGAFPVWLAPIQVQIIPVSQVHSDYCLKIQSELKQIGVRVKIDNSNEKLGYKIREAQMQKIPYMLVLGDNEVKENTVNVRKYGDQQSESVSFEGFKKNIVQQIRERSI; encoded by the coding sequence ATGAATGAAAAGTTAATTAAAGTTCAATTTTTAGACGGAAAAATAAAGGAACTTCCGAAGGGCATTACAGTGGAGAATGTAGCAGAATCCATTAGCTCGAGCCTAAGAAAAAATGCAATTGTAGGGAAAGTAGATGAACAATTGGTAGATTTAGGCTACAAGATAGAACGGGATGTGGAACTCTCTGTTTTAACGCTAGATTCGGAAGAAGGATTGCATATTTTAAGGCACTCATCAGCGCATGTATTGGCACAAGCCGTTAAAAGACTCTATGGTAATGTAAAATTGGGGATAGGACCAGTCATTGAAGATGGATTTTACTATGATTTGAAACTAGAACACAGTTTGACTTCCGATGACTTACTTGCCATTGAAAAAGAGATGGAAAATATCATAAATGAGAATTTAGAAATCAAACGAATAGAAGTTTCTTATGAAGAAGCTGAAAAGTTGTTTGAAGAAAAAGGTGAGCCATTCAAGTTAGAAATATTAAAAGACATTCCAAAAAGTGAAAAAATAACTCTTTATCAACAAGGAGAATTTATTGACCTTTGTCGTGGTCCTCATCTTCCATCTACTGGTTTCATAAAAGCATTTAAATTAACTCGTGTATCAGGCGCTTATTGGCGAGGAGATAGTCAAAACGAAGTTCTTCAACGTGTTTATGGAGTGGCATTTAAAAAGAAAAAGGATTTAAATGAATATCTAAATTTCTTAGAAGAAGCATCAAAACGCGATCACCGCAAATTAGGGAAGCAATTGGAGTTATTTATGTTTTCTGAGGAAGCTCCAGGAATGCCATTTTATTTACCGAAAGGACAAATTGTTAGAAATGAATTAGAGAATTTCTCTCGTGAACTTCAAAATAGTGCTTCTTACGATGAGGTTCGTACTCCATTTATGATGAATCAACAATTATGGGAGAAATCGGGTCATTGGGACCATTATCACGAAAATATGTACTTCACTGAAGTTGAACATAAAAAATTCGCACTGAAACCAATGAATTGTCCGGGTCATATGCTGATTTATAAAAACAACCTTTACTCTTATCGAGATTTACCAATTCGAATGTCGGAATTTGGTCAAGTTCATCGTCATGAATACAGTGGTGCTTTAAATGGAATGCTTAGGGTTCGTGCATTTTGTCAGGATGATGCCCACATCTTTGTTCGAGAGGATCAAATTGAAAATGAAATTAAACAGGTATTTTATCTAATTGACCAAGTATATCGAACTTTTGGTTTTGACTATTCGGTGGAGCTTTCAACTCGTCCAGAGGATTCATTAGGTGATGACAACCTTTGGGAAATTTCTGAAGGAGCATTAAAGAATGTACTCGAAAGTTTAGAAATTAAATACCAGCTAAACGAAGGTGATGGAGCATTTTATGGACCAAAAATTGATTTCCATATTAAAGATGCATTAAAGCGAAGTCATCAATGCGCTACAATCCAACTTGATTTTCAGATGCCAGAAAAATTTGATTTGACTTATATCAATGAAAATAATGAAAAGGTTCGTCCTGTTGTCATTCATCGTGCTATTTTTGGATCTATTGATCGTTTTTTTGGTATTTTAATCGAACATTTTGCTGGTGCTTTTCCTGTTTGGCTTGCACCGATACAAGTACAAATTATTCCTGTTTCGCAAGTTCATTCGGACTATTGTTTAAAGATTCAATCGGAATTGAAGCAAATAGGAGTAAGAGTGAAAATTGACAATAGTAATGAAAAGCTGGGGTACAAAATAAGAGAAGCACAAATGCAAAAGATCCCATATATGCTGGTGCTAGGGGATAATGAAGTTAAAGAAAATACAGTAAATGTTAGAAAATACGGGGATCAACAATCAGAAAGTGTTTCATTTGAAGGTTTTAAAAAGAATATTGTACAACAAATAAGAGAACGTAGTATTTAA
- a CDS encoding helix-turn-helix domain-containing protein, whose translation MEKKAETYDISFKKKAVDLFHQKKNYAAVSRELNTHRKNIQRWVKQFSEDGMVGLREKRGRKSGSSRVSSSTFENTQQKIKRLEAENELLKKLLKM comes from the coding sequence ATGGAGAAAAAAGCAGAGACTTATGATATATCATTCAAGAAAAAAGCAGTGGATTTATTTCATCAAAAGAAGAATTATGCAGCCGTTTCCAGAGAATTAAACACTCATCGAAAAAACATACAACGATGGGTTAAACAGTTTAGTGAAGATGGGATGGTTGGTCTTAGAGAAAAACGTGGCAGAAAAAGTGGGTCTAGTAGAGTCTCTTCATCTACCTTTGAAAATACCCAACAGAAAATAAAGCGATTAGAAGCTGAGAATGAACTATTAAAAAAGCTTTTAAAGATGTGA
- a CDS encoding IS3 family transposase, with protein sequence MNLKPSILFPIINDLSKQAHSIQLLCHLAKVSRSGYYKWIKRKALPSEKQIEDEKLKQKIIECHQKYKGIYGYRRIQIWLKRTYDIHINHKKVQRLLSELGIKAIIRKKRIYYGKKEPYLISNNYLNRSFYASRPNEKWVTDITYLIFNGQKLYLSAIKDLYNNEVVAYQISRRNDYKLVLDTLKKAIKGRNVKGLLLHSDQGYQYTSHNYNQLLTRNKMKASMSRKGNCWDNASMENFFSHLKTECFNLHTFKTSQEVRRAIKDYIHFYNHERFQTKLNNLTPIEYRSQAS encoded by the coding sequence ATGAATCTAAAACCTAGTATTCTATTTCCAATCATTAATGATTTATCTAAACAAGCTCACTCTATACAGCTACTTTGTCATCTAGCTAAAGTATCAAGAAGTGGATACTACAAGTGGATAAAGCGTAAAGCATTACCTTCGGAAAAGCAGATAGAGGATGAGAAGCTAAAGCAGAAAATAATAGAATGTCATCAGAAATATAAGGGCATCTATGGCTATAGAAGAATACAAATTTGGTTAAAGAGGACCTATGATATTCATATTAATCACAAAAAAGTTCAACGGTTACTAAGTGAGCTAGGTATTAAAGCAATTATCAGGAAGAAACGAATTTATTACGGTAAGAAAGAACCTTATCTTATCTCGAATAATTATTTAAATAGATCCTTTTACGCTTCTCGCCCTAATGAAAAGTGGGTAACGGATATTACGTACCTCATTTTCAATGGACAGAAACTATACTTGTCTGCCATCAAAGACCTATATAATAACGAAGTTGTTGCGTACCAAATTAGTAGACGTAATGATTATAAACTAGTCTTGGATACTCTTAAAAAAGCCATAAAAGGAAGGAATGTAAAGGGACTCCTTCTCCATAGTGATCAAGGATACCAATACACTTCCCATAACTATAATCAGCTACTCACAAGAAATAAAATGAAAGCTAGTATGTCTAGAAAGGGCAACTGTTGGGATAACGCTAGTATGGAAAATTTCTTTAGTCATTTAAAAACAGAATGTTTTAACCTGCATACTTTTAAAACTTCACAAGAGGTTAGAAGGGCTATTAAAGACTACATTCACTTTTATAACCACGAAAGGTTTCAAACCAAGCTAAACAACCTGACTCCTATCGAATATAGAAGTCAGGCTTCTTAA